A region from the Pararge aegeria chromosome Z, ilParAegt1.1, whole genome shotgun sequence genome encodes:
- the LOC120636297 gene encoding pre-mRNA-processing ATP-dependent RNA helicase PRP5-like, with amino-acid sequence MAAKKSLMEGQNIKEEQMITDEQNIMEEQNVMEVQNMMEEQNNIKEQNNKKKEKTMKKKNIMKEQNILWEQNTLPEQNIVKEKNVLKEQNIMKEQNVVKEQNVAEEQNLMEQINMIAKLNIAEEENIMNEQILMGGQNIMEEQAFNVYGSEYSDLESESDEESDQYESTESDEPLPMHGDIDEIDDLIPFERHENNLNYEIPYEPVPLRNYMFREWAEAIHLFMPAMEFAEEVYGDWSPCPSPPYSGMGL; translated from the exons ATGGCAGCGAAGAAAAGCCTCATGGAAGGGCAAAATATCAAAGAAGAGCAAATGATAACAGATGAGCAAAATATCATGGAAGAGCAAAATGTCATGGAAGTACAAAATATGATGGAAGAgcaaaataacataaaagagcaaaataacaaaaaaaaggaaaaaaccaTGAAAAAGAAGAATATCATGAAAGAGCAAAATATACTGTGGGAGCAAAATACTCTGCCGGAACAAAATATCGTGAAAGAGAAGAATGTCCTGAAAGAGCAAAATATAATGAAAGAGCAAAACGTCGTGAAAGAGCAAAATGTTGCTGAAGAGCAAAATTTGATGGAGCAGATAAATATGATTGCAAAGCTAAACATCGCGGAAGAAGAAAATATCATGAATGAGCAAATTCTCATGGGAGGGCAAAATATCATGGAAGAGCAAGCTTTTAACGTATATGGATCGGAGTATTCTGACCTAGAATCAGAGTCAGATGAAGAAAGTGACCAGTACGAAAGTACTGAATCGGATGAGCCATTGCCAATGCATGGAGATATCGATGAA ATCGATGATTTGATTCCATTCGAAAGACACGAAAATAACTTGAACTATGAAATACCCTACGAACCAGTACCGTTGAGGAACTACATGTTTC GTGAGTGGGCAGAGGCAATACATTTGTTTATGCCAGCAATGGAATTTGCCGAAGAAGTATATGGTGACT GGTCACCATGTCCCAGCCCTCCATATTCAGGCATGGGCCTGTAA
- the LOC120636586 gene encoding uncharacterized protein LOC120636586 yields the protein MKTKKEVTVSSEESTSGEDAPAQSSITTPAAQSLIINDQPSSEENGSNVANNTSASQSTSYSHHNQGVFICACRRFTLTNPELIKNLYRGVHLATNRLRSQTMHTDFNDFEDEYTDHEDDSAEELANGFRNVNISQPNQESGTKTEGSSVQPEDDDEDEFDIIARYPEMIRIVFENDGFRRGVLYNELPVDNPVKMINDPGTLELEPLFSDLSSDEETNCSSDNSSDETP from the exons ATGAAGACTAAAAAAGAAGTAACGGTCAGCAGTGAAGAATCTACAAGCGGAGAAGATGCTCCTGCGCAGTCATCGATAACAACACCGGCAGCGCAGTCACTTATTATTAACGACCAACCTTCATCCGAAGAGAATGGCTCCAATGTTGCTAATAATACATCG GCATCTCAATCAACTTCATACAGTCATCACAATCAAGGTGTTTTCATTTGCGCCTGTCGGCGTTTTACATTGACGAACCCAGAGTTGATTAAAAACTTATACCGAG gGGTTCATTTAGCAACAAATCGCCTACGATCGCAGACTATGCACACTGATTTCAACGATTTTGAAGATGAATATACGGATCACGAAGATGATTCGGCCGAGGAGCTTGCCAACGGATTTCGTAATGTA aataTATCACAGCCCAACCAAGAAAGTGGTACAAAAACTGAGGGCTCTTCGGTCCAGCCAGAGGATGACGATGAAGACGAATTTGATATTATTGCCAGATATCCGGAAATGATAAGAATAGTTTTTGAAAATGATGGCTTTCGACGTGGTGTACTTTATAATGAACTTCCGGTTGACAACCCCGTTAAGATG ATAAACGACCCCGGTACACTTGAACTAGAACCTCTGTTCTCGGATCTTTCGTCAGATGAAGAGACGAACTGCAGTTCGGACAATAGCAGTGATGAGACACCTTAA